In Astatotilapia calliptera chromosome 23, fAstCal1.2, whole genome shotgun sequence, a genomic segment contains:
- the gypc gene encoding glycophorin-C isoform X2 translates to MNAHATVPPLSGTSPSPFSDLVTKIGPKETYDTGDFAALIGGIVSVVLLLMICVITVLMWCLSRHKGEYVTNEMEEKDEDADSGDGDSVGSDEALQSEEPLTAKEEK, encoded by the exons ATGAACGCTCACGCAACAGTGCCCCCTTTGTCAGGAACAAGCCCCTCTCCTTTTTCAGACCTTGTGACCAAGATAGGACCCAAGG AAACCTAtgacactggagattttgccgCTTTGATTGGTG GAATCGTAAGTGTAGTGCTGTTGTTAATGATCTGCGTCATCACCGTGCTGATGTGGTGCCTGTCCAGACATAAAGGCGAATACGTGACCAACGAGATGGAGGAGAAAGACGAGGACGCCGACAGCGGTGACGGCGACTCTGTTGGCTCTGATGAAGCGCTCCAATCTGAGGAACCTCTGACAGCCAAAGAGGAGAAATAA
- the gypc gene encoding glycophorin-C isoform X1: MMQEALSAACTQTSAGCLGSERWSQLRYWPEGEQISTLGTDTTPIRHFSMNAHATVPPLSGTSPSPFSDLVTKIGPKETYDTGDFAALIGGIVSVVLLLMICVITVLMWCLSRHKGEYVTNEMEEKDEDADSGDGDSVGSDEALQSEEPLTAKEEK; this comes from the exons ATGATGCAAGAGGCGTTGTCAGCTGCATGCACTCAGACATCTGCAGGCTGTTTAGGATCAGAGAGGTGGAGTCAGCTCCGCTATTGGCCAGAGGGGGAACAGATCTCGACCCTGGGGACTGACACCACACCCATcc GTCACTTCAGCATGAACGCTCACGCAACAGTGCCCCCTTTGTCAGGAACAAGCCCCTCTCCTTTTTCAGACCTTGTGACCAAGATAGGACCCAAGG AAACCTAtgacactggagattttgccgCTTTGATTGGTG GAATCGTAAGTGTAGTGCTGTTGTTAATGATCTGCGTCATCACCGTGCTGATGTGGTGCCTGTCCAGACATAAAGGCGAATACGTGACCAACGAGATGGAGGAGAAAGACGAGGACGCCGACAGCGGTGACGGCGACTCTGTTGGCTCTGATGAAGCGCTCCAATCTGAGGAACCTCTGACAGCCAAAGAGGAGAAATAA
- the s100b gene encoding LOW QUALITY PROTEIN: protein S100-B (The sequence of the model RefSeq protein was modified relative to this genomic sequence to represent the inferred CDS: substituted 1 base at 1 genomic stop codon) produces the protein MTGXLTSDLHLLTPPPTYWSSIKTAAHPQPLLSGLLPALAQQFNRQVTMTDLETSMATILAVFQKYSEREGDKHKLKKSELKDLLHDELPDLMAHVNDQAALDSLMDSLDTDGDAECNFQEFMTFISVVTVCCHEFFKDEHE, from the exons ATGACAGGTTAACTGACCTCAGACCTGCACCTCCTCACACCCCCACCCACATACTGGTCCAGTATAAAGACTGCAGCCCATCCTCAGCCTCTGCTCTCTGGACTTCTGCCTGCACTCGCACAACA GTTTAACAGACAGGTGACGATGACTGACCTGGAGACCTCGATGGCCACCATCCTCGCTGTGTTTCAGAAGTATTCggagagagaaggagacaaACATAAACTGAAGAAGAGCGAGCTGAAGGACCTGCTTCATGACGAGCTCCCAGATCTGATGGCG CATGTGAATGACCAGGCTGCGCTGGACAGCCTGATGGACAGCCTGGACACCGACGGCGACGCCGAGTGCAACTTTCAGGAGTTCATGACATTCATCTCCGTAGTTACCGTCTGTTGCCACGAGTTTTTCAAGGACGAGCACGAATAA